The Panthera leo isolate Ple1 chromosome D1, P.leo_Ple1_pat1.1, whole genome shotgun sequence region GGCAGCActggctctccctgcccctggctctgCTCTACCTCTTAGCTCTCACTGCCAACATCCTTATCCTGATCATCATCAATCAGGAGGCCACACTGCACCAACCTATGTACCATTTCCTGGGGATCCTGGCTGTGGTAGACATGGGACTGGCTACTACCATCATGCCCAAGATTTTGGCCATCTTATGGTTCAGTGCCAAGGCCATCAGTCTCCCTGAGTGTTTTGCTCAGATGTATGTCATACATTGTTTTGTGGGCATGGAATCAGGTATCTTTGTCTGCATGGCTATAGATAGATATGTAGCCATTTGTAAACCACTACACTATCCAGCAATAATCACTGAATCTTTTGTGGTCAAAGCAACTGTGCTCATGGCCCTCCGAAATACCTTAACTACCATCCCAGTGCCTGTGTTGGCTGCTCAGAGACACTACTGCTCACAGAACCAAATTGAGCACTGCCTGTGCTCTAATCTTGGAGTCACTAGCTTATCCTGTGATGACAGGACAATTAACAGCATCTACCAGCTACTTCTGGCATGGACACTGATGGGGAGTGatgtggctttgatttttttatcatATGTTTTGATACTTCACTCAGTGCTGAAGCTGAACTCAGCAGAAGCTGCTTCCAAAGCCCTAAGTACCTGCACTTCCCACCTCATCCTAATCCTATTCTTCTACACAGTTGTCATTGTCATTTCTATCACCCATAATGCAACAATGACGTTTCCCCTTGTCCCAGTTCTACTCAATGTACTACACAATGTCATTCCTCCTGCCCTCAACCCCATGGTATATGCACTCAAGAACAAGGAGCTCAGGGAGGGCTTGTATAAGCTTCTGAAGCTGAACATCAAAGGCAACGAACGTGGAAGAGGCTCACTTAGGTAATTTTCCCACATATTTATCCATTATATTTTCCAATCATTATACGTGGTTGAAGAAGTAGGGTACATGGGCATTGTGGCTACTTCAGTTAGTGTAAGGAATCTCTTTTGTAAATGAAGCTTCCAAAAAGGGGGTGAAACTAATATTTCAAATCTTGTAAGTCAGGAAGGATCTTCATCATAACACAATGATGCCACTTATCTCAAGGAATCCAAGGAAGGGACAAGTAGAATATTCATCTCATTTTCCATGCTAGTTGCTTGGCTACAATTTCTAGACAGTGTTGAGTGGAAGTGGTTAGAGAAGATACTGccactctcttctttttaattggagagtttaatccatGCACATTTATTTGCTTACTGAAACATAGGACTTACTCCTGCCATTTGtctatttgcttttaaatgtgccttatacatttttaaatgaacaaaatacttgagtagacatttttttaaagatgtgtaaGTGCCATCAAGCACATAAAgaaatgttcaatatcattagtcattggaCAAATTCAATTCAAAAccatgatttgtatttccctgatgatgagtgatattatACGACATCCTACATCCTTTCAAATggctgtaatttctttttcttaatcaaGTAAGCAAGTGTTGGATTTTGTGGCTACAGTGGAATCATTgtgtattgctggtgggaatgtaaaatcatGCAAGAGATGTGGCAAACAGCTCAGGAAAATAGACAAAAAGTTGAGTACACTTACTATATAATTCAACAATGCaactcctaagtatatacccagACTACTTAAAAATAGGTATTACTATAAAagtttgtacatgaatgttcctAGTAGCATTATTTGCcaaaaaaatgggaataacccaaatgtcaatcagcttttaaatggaaaaagataattAGATGTAGTCACACAAGAAAATTAATCATCTATTAgtataaagtactgatacatggtGTTATAGATATTAACTTTGAAAACATtctaagtgaaaaagccagacacaaaagactacatcttgtatgattccatttatatgaagtgttcAGAACAGGTAAGTCTACTGAATTAGAAAGCAAATTGGTTATTTCCCAGGGTAGGAGAGACAAGACAATTAACGTTTATTGAGTTTCCTTCTGAGGtaatgaaatgttctggaattataCAGTGCTGATGGTTTCAGAgccatttaatttacatttcaaatggtaaaatggttaattttatggtatgtggattttacccaataaaaaataaaataaaataaaataaaataaaataaaactgtcaaaagtGTTCTCTACACATGTGCTTATTGTTTCAATCCTgcaatataaagaacatatatgtctaagaatagaaaaatggataaacaaagcaTGTAATTATGTAtgataatacttttatttaattataatattactGAATAATCTTGTTTGAGTTGCTTATTATATAATGTCAATTGAAAATTacaagatttatattttaaaatgatagtgtctaatttttttcaaaaatgtatatagcaaatgtttattaagaaatGCATAAGAAGTTACCTGTAGTCTTTTTAATTTGAGTTCAAGTTATCTCCTTCATCATTATTATCTCAAAATTTGGGCATCTAAATATTTCTAACTTAATATATCAGCTAGTT contains the following coding sequences:
- the LOC122201237 gene encoding putative olfactory receptor 56B2, giving the protein MFQHPGDSNISKFQVSEFILMGFPGIHTWQHWLSLPLALLYLLALTANILILIIINQEATLHQPMYHFLGILAVVDMGLATTIMPKILAILWFSAKAISLPECFAQMYVIHCFVGMESGIFVCMAIDRYVAICKPLHYPAIITESFVVKATVLMALRNTLTTIPVPVLAAQRHYCSQNQIEHCLCSNLGVTSLSCDDRTINSIYQLLLAWTLMGSDVALIFLSYVLILHSVLKLNSAEAASKALSTCTSHLILILFFYTVVIVISITHNATMTFPLVPVLLNVLHNVIPPALNPMVYALKNKELREGLYKLLKLNIKGNERGRGSLR